The Betta splendens chromosome 12, fBetSpl5.4, whole genome shotgun sequence genome contains the following window.
GAGAGAGTAAtgtgcgtctttgtgtgtgtgtgtgtgtgtgtgtgtgtgtgtgtgtgtgtgtgtgtgtgtgtgtgtgtgtgtgtgtgtgtgtgtgtgtgtgtgtgtgtgtgtgcgtgcagggggggggggtgtcctcTGTCAGCAACACAATAGTCAGTGGCAGCAGCTGACCAGAGGATCGCTTATTCTTTTGTCATCCCCTATAATGACgtctccaccccccccacccccgatTTGGCTTTTAGAgacttcagcagcttctctttcttctttctattTGTCCTGTATGTCTTTTTAATCCCTTTCTCACTTTcctcttgtgtttttctgtgtatgTTAAAACCACATTATTATATTGTGACCTGACGGTGCCTTCAGTTTTAATctgcattatttatatatttgagCATTTGAAAGTTTCCACTGAACTTCCCACCTTCCTTATATGAATAACACAGACGAACTGGAAACTCTTCAAGAGCTGTTGAGAGAAACCTGCTGATACGTGCTGGGAATTTTACTGTCAAATATTTGTTTAGCTCAGCCCGTCTATGCAAATGCGCTGGAACGTTCTACATGAGCGGCTGAAGTCATcgcttcctctctttctttgtgGGAACGTGCAAAGACCTTTGCCTCGCTCCGTCTCTCCCTTCTCCTGGAAAGCAACGTGTCAGTAGGCCTGTCTCAGTCGGccgcgcgtgcgtgtgtatgtgcgtgtgtgtgtgtgtgtgtgcgtgtgtgtgtgtgtgtgtgtgtgtgtgtgtttgtgtgcgtgtgtgtgtgtgtgtgtgtgtgtgtgtgtgtgtgtgtgtgtgtgtgtgtgtgtgcgtgtgtgtgtgtgtgtgtgtgtgtgtgtgtgtgtgtgtgtgtgtgtgtgtgtttgtgtgcgtgtgtgtgtgtgtgcgtgtgcgtgcatcaCGTACCACCAGGTGATACGACCGGGCATGGAAGGTCACCGCTGTGATGTCACTTCTCTTTCCTCTCCGGATATTCCCAGCATTCTGCCGCCAGCAGCCGAGAACTCTGGGAACTAAGAGCAGGAAGCCTGGCTCCTTTgcaggagagcgagggagaaagAGCGAGACGGAGAAAGCACCAAATGACGAATATGCCGAAAACAATAACACAAGCATTGAGGTAAACCTCTGAAGGAGAGTGGGTGACACAGGGGTCAGACACGTTGGTggtgttattgttttattaataaactgtgtgtgtatgactgAAATTGGGCAAAGTTGTTTTTATCTGTATTAAGAGCAacaccgccccctgctggccattATCACACAGTGCTGAATGTAAGAAGTGAATCTTTTCCACCTGGTCTCCTATAAACAAAGTCTCCAGTTCGACCAAGAGGCATCAAGTTCACAGTAACAAACCCGGGTCACTGGTGTCACCAAGGCCAAGTTTAACCAGAAGAACGAGGCATTTACCGCCAGAGACGTGTGGAATGAAGCCTCCACAGCGGTTTGTCTGGTTTAGGTAACGTGAGGACTGTTCACTCTGCAGTGAAAGACTCAGGGGCTGAGTCTCATTTGTTTCCTGGATCACCTTCCCTTTCAAGTAACAACACGACCAAACAATAGCACTACAaatacatttattgttttgtattatAGCTTCACTTGAGAGTAAAGGAAGAGGGTTTTCATTTTGTGGCAGCATAACTAACAATAACCATTCAATGAACACAAATTTCAAGCCAAACCAATGAGATGTttattgatgaaataaaaagttGATGCTCAGACGAGCGCCTCCGCATCCACTCAGTTtgtcttcagcagctcctcttctGTAAGAGAAGATATAGATgtcgcatgtgtgtgtgcgtggatgtGAGCAGCGTTTGTAGAAATCGCCTTCGTTGCCTCACCGTCTTTTTCCACGCCGCAGTACTCCTCGCACTCGGCCTTGCTGTAGAACTTGTTGCCGTTGGCCTGGCAGAAGCCCGGTTTGTAGGACAGACACAGGCCCAGAGAGGAGTCGAAGGCCCAGATGGGCGGCTGGCCGGCGCAGGGCTGGGCCGCCATGGGCAGACGGCACACGGCTGCAGGGACAGagggatggacagacagacagacatgcaggcagacagacagacagacagacagacagacagacagacagacagacagacagacatgcaggcaggcaggcaggcagacagacagacagacagacagacagacagacaggcaggcagacaggcaggcagacagacgcaTCAATACAGAGCCGCGGTTCTATTCCCCCAGAACTGCCCTGTCAGCACCCTCACCCTCGGTCCGACACCGCTGCAGACACTCCCTCTCGTTCTCGAAGTTGTTCTGGTTGCCCAGGCAGCCTCCGTAGTTAAAGAGCTCACATGTCATGGACGACGAGTTGTAGAAGTAACGCGGCTTCAGCCCAAAACAGGGTCCAGCGTCCGGCGCCGCTGTACAGGCCACTGCGGAGGGACGAACAGACCAAGAGCCCCATTCATTCTCATTCGGGCCTCGCATCGTCCACTCAGCCTGCGGCGTTCACGCGTGGGGGCTCGGCTGAGCTCGTCTCCTACCGGTGCTGTTGAACAGAGGCGTGTCATCACCAGAGCCCTCCACGTCTGCAGGACCCAGAGTCGGAGCCGCGTCTCTCCTCGCCCGCTGCATCCCGGCACAGAAAACGTCACATTTAACTTCATTTAGAGCAGCAGAATACTGGGTGAAATGAGTGACATCTATAATTGGTTAGATTTTATAACCAATTATACATTTATAATTGGTATAATTGGTCCAGTACCTGAAGAGGTTCTGGCTGCGCGCTCGGTTCCGCTTCCTGCTGTCCGGGGACACAGTCGCCTGCACGGACGTGACGCGAGAACACGCTTCAGGTTGTGGAACCGTTCCCCGTTTCTTCCACATTGCGTCATCGCTCGTTTTACCTTTGTTCTGCTTGGTGACGATCGCGGCTTCGCTCATTCCCTGCTGCCTCACCAGCGTCTTGAAGTCGTCCATCACGGTCGGCCTCACTGTCGTTGACCGGCCTGCACGTCACATTATCTAGTATTATTATCTAGAACAGACGTGGACCTGCTGTGTCCCATTAAAGCTGCACAGACACTCACTGTAGAGCCTGAGCGAGGTGCTCTTCTGCCCCGCGGTCTTCTCCTTGATGCTGATCACTATCGCATACTCGTTGTAGTTGGAGTGAACCACGTACACGTCCACGTCCGACCCCCACTCTGGTGAAATGACCACACGTTTACACGCGCTCGCAGGTGATGCAGAGGCGCAGAGATGCTGTACGTACTGGCGCTGTGGTAGGAGAAGCGGCCCGGTGTGGAGGTCAACTCATAGTCCCCGGAGATCTCCTTACACGCCCCGCGTCTGCAGACGAGGCGGCGATGAGCGAGAcgtgggagggggggagggagggggagg
Protein-coding sequences here:
- the LOC114866826 gene encoding protein AMBP-like; the protein is MLKAVVLVPVLVLGWAWSIQGVPVLSDPVYPTQENFDLSRFLGTWHDVAVASTSPHVQQHRADAAIGKLVLQRGSAAGKLQMTRTVLRRGACKEISGDYELTSTPGRFSYHSAKWGSDVDVYVVHSNYNEYAIVISIKEKTAGQKSTSLRLYSRSTTVRPTVMDDFKTLVRQQGMSEAAIVTKQNKGDCVPGQQEAEPSAQPEPLQRARRDAAPTLGPADVEGSGDDTPLFNSTVACTAAPDAGPCFGLKPRYFYNSSSMTCELFNYGGCLGNQNNFENERECLQRCRTEAVCRLPMAAQPCAGQPPIWAFDSSLGLCLSYKPGFCQANGNKFYSKAECEEYCGVEKDEEELLKTN